One window of Lacerta agilis isolate rLacAgi1 chromosome 14, rLacAgi1.pri, whole genome shotgun sequence genomic DNA carries:
- the COPZ2 gene encoding coatomer subunit zeta-2 isoform X2: protein MQKAEARPRQHDHFGGAARGRGGERAAGVPVGPMEIPAGLLLEPSLYTVKAIFILDSFGQRLLAKAGTSTNFFLRLSSTLYYDDTFPSMKEQKSFERNVFNKTHKTDSEIAFLEGLTIVYKSSIDLFFYVVGSPHENELMLMSVLTCLFESLNHMLRKNVEKRTLVENMDGVFLVVDEIVDGGVILESDAQQVIQKLNFRVDDSSLSEHSVTQVLQSAKEQIKWSLLK, encoded by the exons ATGCAAAAGGCAGAGGCCCGGCCACGTCAGCACGACCACTTCGGTGGCGCCGCAAGGGGACGAGGCGGGGAGCGCGCCGCCGGAGTGCCGGTCGGACCCATGGAAATCCCCGCGGGGCTTTTGCTG GAACCGTCCCTTTACACTGTCAAGGCAATTTTCATCTTGGACAGCTTTGGGCAGCGACTTTTGGCCAAGGCAGGTACCtccaccaatttttttttaaggctcagTTCCACTCTG TATTATGATGACACCTTTCCATCTATGAAGGAACAGAAGAGTTTCGAAAGGAATGTCTTCAACAAGACCCACAAGACTGACA GTGAGATTGCTTTTTTGGAAGGTCTGACCATTGTCTATAAAAGCAGCATTGATCTTTTCTTTTATGTAGTGGGAAGTCCCCATGAgaatgag CTGATGTTGATGTCCGTTCTCACCTGTCTCTTTGAATCTCTCAACCATATGCTGCG AAAGAACGTGGAGAAGCGAACCCTGGTGGAAAACATGGATGGGGTGTTCCTTGTGGTGGATGAGATCGTTGATGGCGG TGTGATTTTGGAAAGTGATGCCCAGCAAGTCATCCAGAAGCTGAATTTTAGG GTGGATGACAGCTCTTTATCTGAACACAGTGTCACTCAG GTTCTGCAGTCTGCCAAAGAACAAATTAAGTGGTCCTTATTAAAATAA
- the COPZ2 gene encoding coatomer subunit zeta-2 isoform X5, with the protein MQKAEARPRQHDHFGGAARGRGGERAAGVPVGPMEIPAGLLLEPSLYTVKAIFILDSFGQRLLAKYYDDTFPSMKEQKSFERNVFNKTHKTDSEIAFLEGLTIVYKSSIDLFFYVVGSPHENELMLMSVLTCLFESLNHMLRKNVEKRTLVENMDGVFLVVDEIVDGGVILESDAQQVIQKLNFRVDDSSLSEHSVTQVLQSAKEQIKWSLLK; encoded by the exons ATGCAAAAGGCAGAGGCCCGGCCACGTCAGCACGACCACTTCGGTGGCGCCGCAAGGGGACGAGGCGGGGAGCGCGCCGCCGGAGTGCCGGTCGGACCCATGGAAATCCCCGCGGGGCTTTTGCTG GAACCGTCCCTTTACACTGTCAAGGCAATTTTCATCTTGGACAGCTTTGGGCAGCGACTTTTGGCCAAG TATTATGATGACACCTTTCCATCTATGAAGGAACAGAAGAGTTTCGAAAGGAATGTCTTCAACAAGACCCACAAGACTGACA GTGAGATTGCTTTTTTGGAAGGTCTGACCATTGTCTATAAAAGCAGCATTGATCTTTTCTTTTATGTAGTGGGAAGTCCCCATGAgaatgag CTGATGTTGATGTCCGTTCTCACCTGTCTCTTTGAATCTCTCAACCATATGCTGCG AAAGAACGTGGAGAAGCGAACCCTGGTGGAAAACATGGATGGGGTGTTCCTTGTGGTGGATGAGATCGTTGATGGCGG TGTGATTTTGGAAAGTGATGCCCAGCAAGTCATCCAGAAGCTGAATTTTAGG GTGGATGACAGCTCTTTATCTGAACACAGTGTCACTCAG GTTCTGCAGTCTGCCAAAGAACAAATTAAGTGGTCCTTATTAAAATAA
- the COPZ2 gene encoding coatomer subunit zeta-2 isoform X3, giving the protein MQKAEARPRQHDHFGGAARGRGGERAAGVPVGPMEIPAGLLLEPSLYTVKAIFILDSFGQRLLAKAGTSTNFFLRLSSTLYYDDTFPSMKEQKSFERNVFNKTHKTDSEIAFLEGLTIVYKSSIDLFFYVVGSPHENELMLMSVLTCLFESLNHMLRKNVEKRTLVENMDGVFLVVDEIVDGGVILESDAQQVIQKLNFRVDDSSLSEHSVTQAVFSKLILMA; this is encoded by the exons ATGCAAAAGGCAGAGGCCCGGCCACGTCAGCACGACCACTTCGGTGGCGCCGCAAGGGGACGAGGCGGGGAGCGCGCCGCCGGAGTGCCGGTCGGACCCATGGAAATCCCCGCGGGGCTTTTGCTG GAACCGTCCCTTTACACTGTCAAGGCAATTTTCATCTTGGACAGCTTTGGGCAGCGACTTTTGGCCAAGGCAGGTACCtccaccaatttttttttaaggctcagTTCCACTCTG TATTATGATGACACCTTTCCATCTATGAAGGAACAGAAGAGTTTCGAAAGGAATGTCTTCAACAAGACCCACAAGACTGACA GTGAGATTGCTTTTTTGGAAGGTCTGACCATTGTCTATAAAAGCAGCATTGATCTTTTCTTTTATGTAGTGGGAAGTCCCCATGAgaatgag CTGATGTTGATGTCCGTTCTCACCTGTCTCTTTGAATCTCTCAACCATATGCTGCG AAAGAACGTGGAGAAGCGAACCCTGGTGGAAAACATGGATGGGGTGTTCCTTGTGGTGGATGAGATCGTTGATGGCGG TGTGATTTTGGAAAGTGATGCCCAGCAAGTCATCCAGAAGCTGAATTTTAGG GTGGATGACAGCTCTTTATCTGAACACAGTGTCACTCAG GCTGTCTTCTCCAAGTTAATCCTGATGGCATAG
- the COPZ2 gene encoding coatomer subunit zeta-2 isoform X1: MQKAEARPRQHDHFGGAARGRGGERAAGVPVGPMEIPAGLLLEPSLYTVKAIFILDSFGQRLLAKAGTSTNFFLRLSSTLYYDDTFPSMKEQKSFERNVFNKTHKTDSEIAFLEGLTIVYKSSIDLFFYVVGSPHENELMLMSVLTCLFESLNHMLRKNVEKRTLVENMDGVFLVVDEIVDGGVILESDAQQVIQKLNFRTIAEPAAYGFVLFDYITGNSEYNEILPERLYK; encoded by the exons ATGCAAAAGGCAGAGGCCCGGCCACGTCAGCACGACCACTTCGGTGGCGCCGCAAGGGGACGAGGCGGGGAGCGCGCCGCCGGAGTGCCGGTCGGACCCATGGAAATCCCCGCGGGGCTTTTGCTG GAACCGTCCCTTTACACTGTCAAGGCAATTTTCATCTTGGACAGCTTTGGGCAGCGACTTTTGGCCAAGGCAGGTACCtccaccaatttttttttaaggctcagTTCCACTCTG TATTATGATGACACCTTTCCATCTATGAAGGAACAGAAGAGTTTCGAAAGGAATGTCTTCAACAAGACCCACAAGACTGACA GTGAGATTGCTTTTTTGGAAGGTCTGACCATTGTCTATAAAAGCAGCATTGATCTTTTCTTTTATGTAGTGGGAAGTCCCCATGAgaatgag CTGATGTTGATGTCCGTTCTCACCTGTCTCTTTGAATCTCTCAACCATATGCTGCG AAAGAACGTGGAGAAGCGAACCCTGGTGGAAAACATGGATGGGGTGTTCCTTGTGGTGGATGAGATCGTTGATGGCGG TGTGATTTTGGAAAGTGATGCCCAGCAAGTCATCCAGAAGCTGAATTTTAGG ACGATCGCGGAGCCTGCAGCTTATGGCTTTGTTCTCTTTGATTACATCACGGGTAACTCCGAGTACAATGAAATTTTGCCCGAGAGGCTCTACAAATAG
- the COPZ2 gene encoding coatomer subunit zeta-2 isoform X4, with translation MQKAEARPRQHDHFGGAARGRGGERAAGVPVGPMEIPAGLLLEPSLYTVKAIFILDSFGQRLLAKYYDDTFPSMKEQKSFERNVFNKTHKTDSEIAFLEGLTIVYKSSIDLFFYVVGSPHENELMLMSVLTCLFESLNHMLRKNVEKRTLVENMDGVFLVVDEIVDGGVILESDAQQVIQKLNFRTIAEPAAYGFVLFDYITGNSEYNEILPERLYK, from the exons ATGCAAAAGGCAGAGGCCCGGCCACGTCAGCACGACCACTTCGGTGGCGCCGCAAGGGGACGAGGCGGGGAGCGCGCCGCCGGAGTGCCGGTCGGACCCATGGAAATCCCCGCGGGGCTTTTGCTG GAACCGTCCCTTTACACTGTCAAGGCAATTTTCATCTTGGACAGCTTTGGGCAGCGACTTTTGGCCAAG TATTATGATGACACCTTTCCATCTATGAAGGAACAGAAGAGTTTCGAAAGGAATGTCTTCAACAAGACCCACAAGACTGACA GTGAGATTGCTTTTTTGGAAGGTCTGACCATTGTCTATAAAAGCAGCATTGATCTTTTCTTTTATGTAGTGGGAAGTCCCCATGAgaatgag CTGATGTTGATGTCCGTTCTCACCTGTCTCTTTGAATCTCTCAACCATATGCTGCG AAAGAACGTGGAGAAGCGAACCCTGGTGGAAAACATGGATGGGGTGTTCCTTGTGGTGGATGAGATCGTTGATGGCGG TGTGATTTTGGAAAGTGATGCCCAGCAAGTCATCCAGAAGCTGAATTTTAGG ACGATCGCGGAGCCTGCAGCTTATGGCTTTGTTCTCTTTGATTACATCACGGGTAACTCCGAGTACAATGAAATTTTGCCCGAGAGGCTCTACAAATAG